A genomic region of Raphanus sativus cultivar WK10039 chromosome 6, ASM80110v3, whole genome shotgun sequence contains the following coding sequences:
- the LOC108808993 gene encoding cytochrome P450 86A8 — protein sequence MEISTALMILSAITAYFLWLTFISRCLKGPRVWPLVGSLPGLIENCERMHDWISDNLLACSGTYQTCICAIPFLAKKQGLVTVTCDPRNLEHILKTRFDNYPKGPTWQAVFHDLLGQGIFNSDGDTWLFQRKTAALEFTTRTLRQAMARWVNRAIKLRFLPILETARLDSEPIDLQDMLLRLTFDNICGLTFGKDPRTCAPGLPVNTFSVAFDRATEASLQRFILPEILWKFKRLVGLGLEVSLTRSLVQVDNYLSEIIKTRKQDLTNKPNNDGAQHDDLLSRFIKKKESYSDEVLQRVALNFILAGRDTSSVALSWFFWLITQNPTVEDKILREICTVLIETRGDDVASWTEEPLACEELDRLVYLKAALSETLRLYPSVPEDSKRAVKDDVLPDGTFVPAGSSVTYSIYSAGRMRSTWGDDCLEFKPERWISRSDGGERFINHDPFKFVAFNAGPRICLGKDLAYLQMKSIAAAVLLRHRLTVVTGHKVEQKMSLTLFMKYGLMVNVHDRDLTAIAADLRKKIESKTNAVDAGVGNGVKS from the coding sequence ATGGAAATATCCACTGCTCTGATGATTCTTTCAGCCATCACGGCTTACTTCTTATGGCTCACATTCATATCTCGTTGTCTTAAAGGTCCACGGGTCTGGCCCTTAGTTGGGAGTCTCCCTGGTCTAATCGAGAACTGCGAGCGAATGCACGACTGGATATCCGACAACCTCCTCGCTTGCTCCGGTACGTATCAGACATGCATCTGCGCTATTCCCTTTCTAGCGAAGAAACAAGGTCTGGTAACGGTCACGTGCGACCCAAGAAACCTCGAGCATATTCTCAAGACCCGCTTTGATAATTACCCTAAAGGTCCAACATGGCAAGCCGTTTTCCATGATCTTCTAGGTCAAGGGATCTTTAACTCCGACGGTGACACGTGGCTTTTCCAGCGCAAGACCGCCGCTTTGGAGTTCACCACAAGGACTCTCCGTCAAGCCATGGCTCGTTGGGTTAACCGAGCTATCAAGCTTCGTTTTCTACCTATTCTAGAAACGGCTCGGCTCGACTCTGAGCCGATCGATCTTCAAGATATGCTTCTTCGGCTCACGTTTGATAATATTTGCGGCTTGACTTTCGGTAAAGATCCACGGACGTGTGCACCTGGTCTTCCGGTGAACACATTCTCCGTGGCTTTCGATCGAGCAACGGAGGCGTCTCTACAGCGGTTTATATTGCCGGAGATTTTGTGGAAGTTCAAGAGATTGGTCGGACTCGGCTTAGAAGTCAGCTTGACACGAAGCTTGGTACAAGTAGACAACTACTTGTCTGAGATCATTAAAACACGTAAGCAAGACCTGACGAATAAGCCCAATAACGATGGGGCCCAACACGACGATCTTTTATCACGGTTCATCAAGAAGAAGGAGTCTTACTCCGACGAAGTCCTCCAGCGCGTGGCGCTCAACTTCATACTCGCGGGCCGTGACACGTCATCAGTCGCGCTGAGCTGGTTCTTCTGGTTGATCACGCAGAACCCGACCGTAGAGGACAAAATCCTCCGCGAGATCTGCACCGTCCTGATCGAGACGCGTGGCGATGACGTGGCGTCGTGGACGGAGGAGCCGCTCGCTTGCGAGGAGCTCGATCGGCTTGTCTATCTCAAGGCGGCGCTATCGGAGACGCTGAGGCTGTATCCTTCGGTGCCGGAGGATTCGAAACGCGCCGTGAAGGACGACGTGTTGCCGGACGGGACCTTCGTGCCGGCGGGATCGTCGGTGACGTACTCGATTTACTCGGCGGGGAGGATGAGATCGACTTGGGGAGATGATTGTTTGGAGTTCAAACCGGAGAGGTGGATCTCGCGATCGGACGGCGGAGAGAGATTCATCAATCACGATCCGTTTAAGTTCGTGGCGTTCAATGCTGGCCCTAGGATCTGCCTTGGTAAGGATCTGGCTTATCTTCAGATGAAGTCGATCGCCGCGGCGGTTTTGCTCCGCCACCGTTTGACGGTGGTGACGGGGCACAAGGTGGAGCAGAAGATGTCGTTGACTCTTTTCATGAAGTACGGTCTGATGGTCAACGTCCATGACCGGGATCTAACGGCGATAGCTGCGGACCTGCGGAAGAAGATAGAGAGTAAAACTAACGCCGTCGATGCTGGAGTTGGTAACGGCGTTAAAAGTTAG